One Malania oleifera isolate guangnan ecotype guangnan chromosome 10, ASM2987363v1, whole genome shotgun sequence genomic region harbors:
- the LOC131165614 gene encoding uncharacterized protein LOC131165614 codes for MENLAANQLPEVDSLPDGFVESSAEPLAPPTPTFEEKPWADDAEGHFSKLDSGCESLGELESSEAKSDKTQKMRKFPVLLSEKDGLNSPEQSVEVPNRGCLEESDGILGMPESSDSFSGASARVVGELSPASSHGEEQVDGKYQSSEKSIKGGLDPQATHLKETYSSESTELKSRKLETSEVKRKNAKRTFKSEREFLEFTLKYQQVLAERDAAIAVRDKLESLCRELQRQNKMLMDECKRVSTEGQNLRLDLSTKFHDAIKDVSNRLEERKEECLSQLKENEMLRSKLKQLTDQYALSEQQFTQKLKQKSLELQLSELKIQQHEEKLIQEQSQIKLYAEQVSQLLATEKNLRLQLTADGEKFQQFQDALLMSNEVFETFKKEMEKMTKSIKELKKENIFLKRKCEKSDVTLIELVEEREHLKKQLEKTRSKKEKLESLCRSLQAERKQSSIGTT; via the exons ATGGAGAACTTAGCTGCCAATCAGCTTCCTGAAGTGGATTCATTGCCTGATGGGTTTGTTGAGAGCTCTGCAGAACCCTTGGCTCCTCCAACTCCAACATTTGAAGAGAAGCCATGGGCAGATGATGCAGAGGGTCATTTTTCAAAATTGGATTCAGGATGTGAATCATTGGGAGAACTAGAATCAAGTGAGGCCAAATCAGACAAGACacaaaaaatgagaaaatttcCAGTTCTGTTATCTGAGAAGGATGGCTTAAATTCCCCTGAGCAATCAGTAGAAGTGCCCAACAGGGGCTGTTTGGAAGAAAGTGATGGCATATTGGGCATGCCCGAGTCGTCTGATTCCTTTTCTGGGGCGTCAGCAAGGGTAGTGGGTGAGCTATCACCTGCCTCTTCCCATGGCGAAGAACAAGTCGATGGGAAATATCAGAGTTCTGAGAAAT CCATTAAAGGGGGTTTGGACCCACAAGCAACCCATCTAAAGGAGACATATTCATCAGAAAGCACCGAATTGAAGAGCCGAAAGCTA GAAACATCTGAAGTTAAACGCAAGAATGCAAAGCGTACCTTTAAATCTGAGAGAGAGTTTCTGGAGTTCACTTTGAAGTATCAACAAGTTCTTGCAGAAAGAGATGCAG CCATTGCTGTTCGAGATAAGCTCGAGTCTCTATGTAGAGAGTTGCAACGTCAGAACAAAATGCTAATG GATGAATGCAAAAGAGTGTCCACTGAGGGGCAAAATTTGAGATTAGATTTATCAACCAAATTTCATGATGCAATAAAG GATGTAAGCAATAGGCTGGAAGAACGAAAGGAGGAATGCCTCTCTCAGCTCAAGGAGAATGAGAT GTTGAGAAGCAAGTTGAAGCAGCTCACTGATCAATATGCTCTCTCTGAACAGCAATTTACACAGAAG TTAAAGCAGAAATCTCTGGAACTTCAGCTTTCTGAGCTGAAAATTCAACAGCATGAAGAAAAATTGATTCAGGAACAGTCCCAGATTAAGCTTTATGCAGAACAGGTTTCGCAGTTATTGGCAACTGAAAAAAATCTGCGCTTACAGTTGACAGCTGATGGAGAAAAGTTTCAGCAATTCCAG GATGCGCTGTTAATGAGTAATGAGGtctttgaaacttttaagaaagaGATGGAGAAG ATGACAAAGTCCATCAAAGAACTTAAgaaggaaaatattttcttgaagaGAAAATGTGAGAAATCAGATGTTACTCTCATAGAActtgttgaggag CGCGAGCACTTGAAGAAACAACTGGAGAAAACAAGGAGCAAGAAAGAAAAGCTGGAGTCATTGTGCAGATCGCTCCAGGCAGAAAGGAAACAGAGCTCAATTGGGACAACTTAA